CCCAGTGCCGAGAAGATGTGGGCGAACTCCACCGCGATGATCCCGCCACCCAGGATCACCAGCGTGCGCGGCAGCTCGTCCATCCTCATGATGTCGGCGTTCGTGCGGTAGGGGATACCTGATTCCCCGATCACCTCCGGCACCCACGTCCGGGTCCCTGTGGCCAGGACGATCTGGTCGCCGGTGATTGTCCGGGCGCCGGCTCCCTCGCCGATGCGTAGGGTGCGCTCGCCGACGAAGGACGCGATGTCACTGAACAGGGTGATATTCGGGGTCTCGTCGCCGCGTCGGTATTCCTCACCGCCCCGGGAGATCGGGTCGATGCGCTTTCCGAAGACCCGCTCCTTGAGGTCGTCCCAGTTCACCCGCCAGCCGGCCACCGGCATCGGCGCGGCCGCCGCCCCTCCGATCGGATACAGGTTGTAGCGGTCGGCGTCCGTCAGTTCACGGGCCACATCGGCGGCGTAGACGTACATCTTGGTCGGGATACAGCCGACGTTGATGCAGGTGCCGCCGAAGACACCTTTCTCGACAACGGCGATCTTCCGGTCGTTGAGGTCTTCGGGGATCGAATTGCCTGAGCCGGTGCCGACGATGATGAGGTCAAAGTGTTCGGGGGAGTCAGTCATGGCACCGATGGTACGTCCACCCACGCGTCGACGGCTGCAAAGGCCGCGGCCCTGACGTCGGGACGTGAGAGGAAGACGTCGTGCATCGCCCCGGGGATCACGCGTACCTCACAGTGCGGGTCCACCAGGTGTGCGGCCGACTGCATCTGTGACGGTTTCAACACGGTATCCGTCACGAAAGCCTGCCGCTCCGGGACCGTGGCACCGGTACCGTCAGGCACCATCTTCCCGGCGCTGTGGGCGTCCGAGCACAAGAGCAGCGTGGGGACACCGGTGGAGAAAGATCCGCTGTGCAGCTTATTGATCTCCCGGCTGACGCCCACCAGCCAGCTGACCTGTTTCGGACGGGGCAGCGGCGGCTTGAGTTCCAGGTCGTAGTCCCACTCGCCGTGCCTGGAGACATGCAGGCTCTGCCCGTAGGTCGGGTTGATCCCGCCCGGGACATGCCAGGTCGGCCAGAATCGGGCGACATGGGGGAAGACCCGGCGGATGATCAAGTTCGTAACCCGGTCGAACTGCAGGTCCAGCCACGGGCTGTTCAGGATCACCGCGTCGATGCTGTCGTATAACGCCGCGCGCGCGGTGTCACCGAGCTGAGTTGCGGTGTGCAGGCGGGAGACGAACATCGTCACATCCAGTCCGCCGGTCGAATGCCCGACCAGGGTGGTCGATCCGTGCCCGGCGCTGAGCAGTGACAGGGCGACGGCAAGGTCCTCGTCGTAGAGCGACTGGGAGGTCACATGGTGCCAGGTCTGCCCGTCGCGGTGCGACCGGCCGCACTTGCGCAGGTCAAGGCCGTAGACGGCGTAGCCCAGTTCGTGGAAGTGCTCGGCGACGTGGGTCTGGAAGAAGAAGTCGGTCATTCCATGGACGAACAGGACGGCGGGACGCTCCCCCCATTCCGGTGTGTCTGTCGGCCGGTAACGGACAAGCGTGCAGCACACCGTGCCCGGTGCGCCGTCGGGTTCATTGTCTGGGTCGATGCCGAATTCAATGGTGTGCCGCGTGTATCCGTCGCCCAGAATATCCGGCTCAAAGTCCAGTTCATGGACGCTTTGTCCCAGTGGGCGGGAAAGGACGGTGGCGACATTCTGGCGGCTGAGAGCATTCACGGGATGCCAGTGTAATGCCCCTGACCGCCTGCGTTCGCGCATCGGAACCGGTTCAGAAGAGGGCAGGACGGTCACACGCGCAGAGGGGCGGGTTGTACCAGTAGCCACAGTGGCACGTATCATCGCACCATTGTGGACGCCGCGTGTGGCTTATGGCAGTGCCCAGAGGGTCACCGGCTGCGGCGAACAAGCAGCGATGAAAAGGATTGAGCTTAACGTGTCACCTTCCCAGAATGATCACGTCGACGTCGCCCTCATCGGCGCCGGTGTCATCTCCACCACCCTGTCCGTGATGCTGCGTCAGCTCCAGCCTGACTGGAGCCAGCTGATCATCGAGCGTATGGACGTCCCCGGTGCAGAGTCCTCCTCGCCGTGGAACAACGCCGGCACCGGCCACTCGGCCCTGTGTGAGCTCAACTACACGCCCGAGGTCAACGGCAAGATCGACATCTCCAAGGCTGTCGGCATCAACGAGAAGTTCCAGGCCTCCCGCCAGTTCTGGTCCTACCTCGTGGAGAACGGCACCCTCGGTGAGCCCAGCGAGTGGATCAACCGCACCCCGCACATGTCGTTCGGCCACGGTACTGCGCAGGCGG
The genomic region above belongs to Corynebacterium glyciniphilum AJ 3170 and contains:
- a CDS encoding alpha/beta hydrolase, with product MRERRRSGALHWHPVNALSRQNVATVLSRPLGQSVHELDFEPDILGDGYTRHTIEFGIDPDNEPDGAPGTVCCTLVRYRPTDTPEWGERPAVLFVHGMTDFFFQTHVAEHFHELGYAVYGLDLRKCGRSHRDGQTWHHVTSQSLYDEDLAVALSLLSAGHGSTTLVGHSTGGLDVTMFVSRLHTATQLGDTARAALYDSIDAVILNSPWLDLQFDRVTNLIIRRVFPHVARFWPTWHVPGGINPTYGQSLHVSRHGEWDYDLELKPPLPRPKQVSWLVGVSREINKLHSGSFSTGVPTLLLCSDAHSAGKMVPDGTGATVPERQAFVTDTVLKPSQMQSAAHLVDPHCEVRVIPGAMHDVFLSRPDVRAAAFAAVDAWVDVPSVP